Proteins from one Setaria italica strain Yugu1 chromosome V, Setaria_italica_v2.0, whole genome shotgun sequence genomic window:
- the LOC101755444 gene encoding protein disulfide isomerase-like 1-3 — translation MASSSLLPSAFLGLLLLQSSSTCSARAAEETAVLTLNAGNFSEVVAPHQFIVVNFYAPWCYWSKKLAPEYEKAASILRNHDPSIVLAKIDASGKNNKDRREKWRVLGYPTIKFFRNEGRTVQEYVGARDAESIVQYLKKQLGSDSTKIRSAEDAASSSTDDNDKGKVDGTLESYHESDPIPALNNQSIKKVTPNNLRDVIFNSAKKEKVMLKLREWMKRVCQILIATIMEIFTKHG, via the exons ATGGCGAGCTCCTCGCTGCTCCCCTCCGCCTTCCTCGGGCTGCTCCTGCTGCAGTCCTCGTCCACCTGCAGCGCCCGCGCGGCGGAGGAGACGGCGGTGCTGACGCTGAACGCAGGCAACTTCTCGGAGGTGGTCGCTCCGCACCAGTTCATCGTCGTCAATTTCTACGCACCCTG GTGTTACTGGAGCAAGAAACTAGCCCCAGAG TACGAGAAGGCCGCGTCCATCCTGCGCAATCATGACCCGTCGATCGTTCTCGCTAAGATTGACGCCAGCGGCAAGAACAATAAGGATCGCAGAGAGAAGTGGCGCGTTCTTGGGTACCCAACTatcaagttcttcaggaacgaAGGGAGGACTGTGCAAGAATATGTAGGTGCGAGGGATGCAGAGAGCATAGTGCAATATCTGAAGAAACAATTGGGTTCAGACTCTACTAAAATTAGGTCGGCAGAGGATGCTGCGAGTTCGAGCACCGATGACAATGACAAGGGCAAGGTT GATGGTACATTGGAATCATATCATGAGTCAGATCCAATTCCAGCACTTAACAATCAATCTATTAAAAAAGTCACTCCAAACAACCTGAGGGATGTTATTTTCAATTCTGCCAAGAAAG aaaaagttatgcTTAAGTTGAGGGAATGGATGAAACGGGTATGCCAGATCCTGATAGCAACGATTATGGAGATCTTCACCAAGCATGGGTGA